Proteins encoded together in one Terriglobus saanensis SP1PR4 window:
- a CDS encoding 3-deoxy-D-manno-octulosonic acid transferase, with product MMWLYSLGLSLALVVSAPWWALRMLTSGRYREGLGERLGFVPARLRVQPKVVWLHAVSVGEVLAAGRLIAAIEESGLRVALSTTTAAGQKLAREKYGAERVFYFPLDFAFAVRAYLRALRPCALVLMESELWPRVLVECERAKVSVVVVNGRVSDRSFPRYMKLSRLWKPLLGKVRLILTQSQEDAWRWRMIGSQWVETTGNLKYDVRVEEESALVRALRVALPTEQTRVLVCGSTLEGEESLLLECWRGQDAVMVLAPRHPQRFDAVAKLVESRGLRCIRLSSWRKESAGLPGASLPHPLRDEAAQRMGHETLHGGDVLLLDSIGDLAAMYALGDAAFVGGSLVPMGGHNPLEAAQWGVPVMMGEYYANFRGMVDAMLEEDAVRIVSAEELCAEITRLLWGDDEGVGLRGKEFFESQAGATKRVMERLLPILRAGVKV from the coding sequence ATGATGTGGCTTTATAGCTTGGGGCTGTCGCTGGCGCTTGTGGTGAGCGCGCCGTGGTGGGCCCTGCGGATGCTGACGAGTGGGCGGTATCGCGAGGGATTAGGGGAACGGCTGGGATTTGTGCCCGCGCGGCTGCGGGTTCAGCCCAAGGTGGTCTGGCTGCATGCGGTGAGCGTAGGCGAGGTTCTGGCTGCGGGACGGTTGATCGCCGCCATTGAGGAGTCCGGGCTGCGCGTCGCGCTTTCGACGACGACGGCGGCGGGGCAGAAACTGGCGCGGGAAAAGTACGGAGCGGAGCGGGTCTTTTATTTTCCGTTGGATTTTGCGTTTGCGGTGCGGGCTTATCTGCGGGCGTTGCGGCCTTGTGCGTTGGTGTTGATGGAAAGCGAGCTGTGGCCTCGTGTGCTGGTGGAGTGTGAGCGGGCGAAAGTCTCCGTTGTCGTGGTGAATGGCCGCGTGTCCGACCGGAGTTTCCCGCGTTATATGAAGTTGAGCCGGCTTTGGAAACCGCTGCTGGGCAAGGTGCGTTTGATCCTGACGCAGAGCCAGGAGGATGCGTGGCGGTGGAGGATGATCGGTTCGCAGTGGGTGGAGACTACCGGGAATTTGAAGTATGACGTGAGAGTGGAGGAAGAGAGCGCGTTGGTGCGGGCGTTGCGAGTGGCTTTGCCTACGGAGCAGACGCGCGTGCTGGTGTGCGGAAGCACGCTGGAGGGTGAGGAGAGTCTGCTGCTGGAGTGCTGGCGCGGGCAGGATGCGGTGATGGTGCTGGCTCCGCGGCATCCGCAGAGGTTCGATGCTGTGGCGAAGCTGGTGGAGAGTCGCGGGTTGCGGTGTATTCGGTTGAGTTCTTGGAGGAAAGAGAGTGCTGGTTTGCCTGGGGCATCCCTACCCCACCCTTTGCGCGATGAAGCTGCGCAAAGAATGGGGCACGAAACATTACACGGAGGCGATGTGTTGTTGCTGGATTCGATTGGGGATCTGGCTGCGATGTACGCGCTGGGCGATGCGGCGTTTGTGGGTGGAAGCCTTGTGCCGATGGGTGGGCACAATCCTCTGGAGGCCGCGCAGTGGGGCGTTCCGGTGATGATGGGCGAGTACTATGCGAACTTTCGTGGCATGGTGGATGCCATGCTCGAAGAGGATGCGGTGCGGATTGTTTCTGCCGAGGAACTCTGTGCGGAGATAACGCGTCTGTTATGGGGAGACGATGAGGGCGTGGGTTTGCGTGGAAAAGAGTTTTTCGAGTCGCAGGCGGGTGCGACCAAGAGGGTGATGGAGCGTCTGTTGCCGATTTTGCGAGCGGGGGTGAAGGTTTGA